The Plasmodium brasilianum strain Bolivian I chromosome 14, whole genome shotgun sequence genome contains a region encoding:
- a CDS encoding hypothetical protein (conserved Plasmodium protein) — translation MTVDKPSICLICDKEGFKWIPLLMSEWKIKYLFCNDQELKNCYVETFGLYDTETNKSDNTLKYLDELSPEKIHLLFLALSTNKYHEVILEYVINQKKFFYIFSSNVPTLNIQKLEKLRSLLNNFNAHTNYIYDIKKEYKNVNKQFYWNIFNPLLNERVFYNLKNTLNDLGYIYAVQIESTFIPFSVENEGITNILLYRSILIISLIEYLFEKPKKVLSKCYSIKSDKETVHCLAGNVFYNSLTCYFNISVNTLNKIFALKIYGNNGFIEVSYSKEHNCFQMQRCLNHYEYPNLFVEDSYRSALNEIKYFLDEKLYTNKYINAYINAVHTSLCLWKSDGENIALENFPENCTSQNGNELKKQAELDAITA, via the exons ATGACTGTAGACAAACCGTCCATATGTTTGATTTGTGATAAGGAAGGATTCAAGTGGATCCCCCTTTTAATGAGtgaatggaaaataaaatatttgttttgtaATGATCAGgagttaaaaaattgttatgtGGAAACGTTTGGTCTATATGACACAGAAACAAACAAAAGTGATAAcactttaaaatatttagatGAGCTCAGTCCTGAAAagattcatttattatttttagcCTTGTCTACAAATAAATATCACGAAGTAATATTagaatatgtaataaatcaaaaaaaatttttttacatatttagcTCAAATGTACCAACATTAAATATTCAGAAATTGGAAAAGCTGAGATCCTtactaaataattttaatgctcatacaaattatatatatgatattaaaaaagagtataaaaatgttaataagcAATTTTAttggaatatttttaatccTTTGTTGAACGAGCGTGTATTTTATAATCTTAAGAATACGCTGAACGACttaggatatatatatgctgtACAGATAGAATCTacatttattcctttttcagTTGAAAATGAAggaataacaaatatattattatatagatctattttaataatttctctgattgaatatttatttgaaaaaccCAAAAAAGTTCTATCCAAATGTTATTCTATTAAAAGCGACAAAGAAACAGTTCATTGCTTAGCTGgtaatgttttttataattccttAACTTGTTATTTCAATATTTCCGTTAACAcgttaaataaaatttttgccCTCAAAATATACGGTAACAACGGGTTTATCGAGGTCTCATACAGCAAGGAGCATAACT GCTTCCAAATGCAACGATGTTTAAACCACTATGAATACCCCAACTTATTTGTGGAAGATTCTTATAGGAGTGCATTAAAT gagatcaaatattttttagatGAAAAACTTTATACAAACAAGTATATAAATGCTTATATTAATGCTGTACATACTTCCTTGTGTTTGTGGAAAAGTGATGGGGAAAACATTGCTCTAGAAAATTTCCCAGAAAACTGTACTAGCCAAAATGGTAATGAACTTAAAAAACAAGCAGAACTGGATGCTATCACTGCGTGA
- a CDS encoding SUMO-activating enzyme subunit 2 → MHKSMRKIFDSKICDKVESMKILLVGAGGIGSEFLKNIITIGCKHIDIIDIDTIDITNLNRQFLFKKKDVKKYKAIVAKERALKHCKDLNINAYTHDVCTMKSSDISKYDYVINALDNIKAREYVNKLCIMEKKILIEAGSTGYNGQVYPIFSNETKCYNCEEKPKNKTYAICTIRQTPSLPEHCVAWGRLIFETFFCKNDNETLIDIKNHIEEESKKRNMEKKEIIIFIFNYLFHDTIKELISLKKDYVITPVPVLFESNYLFDSAYIGQVVSLKDGCEVQLGENPDQGIKGGKNEEKEQRSKIKGKNKESCKGKNVTVGDRDSLNTSEGIEDEEKKDLQLRSQIIWNKTKCIEMYVKSFLNLYNYLNINKKGEDYLIFDKDDDDCINFIAALSNLRMINFSINQKSKFDIQSIAGNIIPAISSTNAIVASLQAVQLIHVIEYFQVLKNSEKEENSERRENRERKNLRDSKAKHVWIKSVVNGNKIFSRGNIVNSENLEAPNPNCYICQQPVINIYIRNFNDMSLYDFVKDVCTNELYFLYPFLDKQDRNIFDYDLFLENDEDYIKSLYNSLSDWDIKNDEILTLTDFQNNKDQLEIHLKHDPSLETSYFIKQKITKKRNVQTEDEEDTIKSLKKRRYIASDEGEANESKVTYDTHKAEEIIIDDERNDNSDLVLID, encoded by the exons ATGCATAAAAGTATGAGGAAAATTTTTGACAGTAAAATATGTGATAAGGTCGAAAGCATGAAAATATTACTGGTAGGTGCAGGAGGTATAGGAAGtgagtttttaaaaaatattataacgaTAGGATGTAAacatatagatataatagatatagatactattgatataacaaatttaaatagacaatttttatttaaaaaaaaagatgtaaaaaaatacaaagcAATAGTAGCAAAAGAAAGAGCATTAAAACATTGTAaagatttaaatattaatgcaTACACACATGATGTGTGTACAATGAAAAGTAGtgatatttcaaaatatgatTATGTAATAAATGCCTTGGACAATATTAAGGCAAGAGAGTATGTTAACAAATTATgtataatggaaaaaaaaatattaatagaaGCAGGGAGTACAGGATATAATGGTCAGGTATAtccaattttttcaaatgaaaCGAAATGTTATAATTGTGAAgaaaaaccaaaaaataaaacatacgCTATATGTACAATAAGACAAACTCCATCTTTACCTGAACATTGTGTAGCTTGGGGTAGATTAATTTTTGAAacctttttttgtaaaaatgataatgagACATTAATTGATATTAAAAATCATATTGAAGAAgaatcaaaaaaaagaaatatggaaaaaaaagaaattatcatattcatatttaactATTTATTTCATGATACTATAAAGGAATTGATTTCATTAAAGAAAGATTATGTAATTACACCCGTCCCTGTACTCTTTGAATCGAATTATCTGTTTGATTCTGCTTACATTGGGCAGGTTGTTTCTCTTAAGGATGGTTGTGAAGTCCAGCTGGGAGAAAATCCAGATCAAGGGATAAAGGGAGGGAAAAACGAAGAGAAGGAACaaagaagcaaaataaagGGGAAAAACAAAGAATCGTGTAAAGGTAAAAATGTAACTGTAGGTGATAGAGACTCACTAAATACAAGCGAAGGAATagaagatgaagaaaaaaaggatctACAACTGCGCTCCCAAATTATAtggaataaaacaaaatgtatagaaatgtatgtaaaaagttttttgaatttgtataactatttgaatataaataaaaaaggagaggattatttaatatttgatAAGGATGATGATGATTGCATTAATTTTATAGCTGCTCTTTCTAATTTAAGGatgataaatttttcaatcaatcaaaaaagtaaattcGACATACAGTCTATAGCTGGAAATATTATTCCTGCAATTTCGTCAACAAATGCTATAGTCGCTTCTCTTCAAGCAGTTCAGTTAATTCATGTAATCGAATATTTccaagttttaaaaaatagtgaGAAGGAGGAAAATTCCGAAAGGAGGGAAAAtagggaaagaaaaaatttaagggACAGCAAAGCAAAGCATGTGTGGATTAAAAGTGTAGTTAatggtaataaaatattttcaaggGGAAATATAGTTAATTCGGAAAATTTAGAAGCACCTAATCCTAATTGTTACATATGTCAACAACCAgtgataaatatttatataagaaattttaatgatatgAGCTTATATGATTTTGTGAAAGATGTATGTACAAAcgagttatattttttatacccATTTTTAGACAAACAagatagaaatatatttgattatgatttatttttagaaaatgaTGAAGATTATATAAAATCTTTATATAACTCCTTAAGTGATTgggatattaaaaatgatgaaattttaactttaacagattttcaaaataataaggATCAGCTGGAAATTCATTTAAAGCATGACCCCTCCTTAGAAACCTcctattttataaaacaaaaaataacaaaaaagaggAACGTGCAAACGGAGGATGAAGAAGATACTATTAAGAG TTTGAAGAAGAGGAGATATATAGCCTCAGACGAGGGAGAGGCGAACGAAAGTAAAGTAACTTATGACACACACAAGGcagaagaaataataatagatgATGAGAGAAACGATAACTCGGACTTGGTACTAATtgattaa